The genomic DNA AGCAACCGTCATCCTCATCAATAAAGAAGTTGCGTGTCCCGAAGGAAAGGTACTGATCGTTTGCGAAGATCCTTTTAATGCGTATAATGCTATTGTCCGGCACTTCTTCTCAATCTCACAACCAACGGGGGCAAACATACACCCTGATGCAAAGATTGGAGCCAATGTGCAGCTGTTCCCCGGGGTTTTTATTGGAGAAGATGTGACCATCGGAGACGATTGCATTCTTTACCCTAACGTGTGCATTTACCCGAATACGGTCATCGGAAACCGGGTAATCATTCACGCCCAGACCACCATCGGCAGCGATGCATTCTACTATAAGAAAAGAAGCAGCGGCTATGATAAGATGATCAGTTGTGGAAAGGTCATCATTGAAGATGATGTAGAGATCGGAGCATCATGTACCATCGACCGGGGTGTTTCCCATGAAACACGGATCGGTGAAGGCACCAAGATCGACAATCACGTACATATCGGACATGACACCATTGTTGGCAAACATTGCCTGTTCGCCGCACAGGTAGGCATAGCCGGTGTGGTAACCATCGGTGATCATGTGACACTATGGGGACAAGTGGGGGTACCAAGCAAAATAACCATTGGCGATCATGCTGTTGTGCTTGCGCAGTCCGGACTGCTAAAATCCGTGAGTGGCCATCAGACCTACTTCGGTTCTCCCGCTGAGGAAGCACCAAAAAAGATGAGGGAACTCATTGCCATGAAACAATTACCTGACCTGATCAGAAAAAACAATAAACCGTAATCTGCAAAGCATATCCATGTCATTTTCACTGAAGGATATTGAGAAAAGTCGCAATGAATATAAATTCATAGACTCATTACAATCCCTGCAGAACACGGAACCAAGGGATAT from Flavobacteriales bacterium includes the following:
- a CDS encoding UDP-3-O-(3-hydroxymyristoyl)glucosamine N-acyltransferase gives rise to the protein MKFTTPVKLHELTAITGGKAIGVTDIQATGINEIHKVEAGDISYVDHPKYYSTCLESAATVILINKEVACPEGKVLIVCEDPFNAYNAIVRHFFSISQPTGANIHPDAKIGANVQLFPGVFIGEDVTIGDDCILYPNVCIYPNTVIGNRVIIHAQTTIGSDAFYYKKRSSGYDKMISCGKVIIEDDVEIGASCTIDRGVSHETRIGEGTKIDNHVHIGHDTIVGKHCLFAAQVGIAGVVTIGDHVTLWGQVGVPSKITIGDHAVVLAQSGLLKSVSGHQTYFGSPAEEAPKKMRELIAMKQLPDLIRKNNKP